Part of the Trichoplusia ni isolate ovarian cell line Hi5 chromosome 16, tn1, whole genome shotgun sequence genome, TCTGATTATGTTAGGTAAACTCCATTTGTATTATATCtgaggaaaaaaaaatggattcaTACCTCTATACTTTTCAATTACATAGTTTTATCAACTTATTGATTACTGGTCCTTTCCTGACCATAGGCCTCCCATATTGTAACTAGTGTGATTACACATCATCCCAGTTTCTAGTGAATAGCATCTATCctgttctataaataaaatagaatatatcATCAAATCAGCAGATCAattcataaacttaaaaattaatccTCTTTGGTATTCTTAGGTAAGCAGCCATGGAGGCTTTATCTACTGCACAGGATGACAGTTCTGGTGCCAACCCTAGTAGTGTGAAGAGTGATGACAGCAGCCCTTGTCCAGATCGAGCCACAGGGTCCCCGCCTCCTAACTGTGCTATATGCCTTGGTACCTGCAAGAACAAATCATTCACGGACTCATGCTTGCACCAGTTTTGTTTCTCATGTCTTCTAACTTGGAGTAAGGTAAGATATTCAAGTTTATTTCTAACTTAACATACCTATGTATTGGATGAAATacttttcaaatcaaatatatcTATTTCCAAAAATGTGACACAAAGGTTCAAAAGATTTTCCGCATCAAGTCATGATGAGAGATTATGAGGAGAGTTAATCAAATCAGCTAAGTCAGCTGTTTAAAACAGACAGAACTACTCTAAAGAGGTCAGTTGAATAGAGAATGTAATGAATTGATTACCAACATTACAATATCATTTTAGGTAAAAGCTGAGTGTCCACTGTGCAAGCAAGCATTCAGATCAATTATTCACAATGTGCGTTCCAACCACCAATATGAAGAGTACCTGGTGGTCCAGCGGCAGACAGAGGCAGAGAACACCAGCCGCATTGATATCGACAGAGTCACTGCAGCTACACACAGGTTCAGATACAGGTACAGGAATGGACctggcatttttttttcttttctatcaCGCAAGCTTTGCCCTCAATGTTTACAACATTATTGGAGAGTTTTgctgtattaattttattgagacATAAAGCctcattttagatattttttgtttttatgtatagTATTACATTTggatatatttacattaatgttaaagttaattaaataaaaccttatttttgaTAACATTAAAAGTCATGGGAAAAAGGGGTAAAAGGTTTACAGCAAATagcttaaatattaaagttcatGAATCACTAATGgccttaatatttttataaattattgcaCAATAATTATGGGGAGTTATGCAACCTCTGAAATTTGTGCTGCCATCCCTGAGCTGTAGtgatatattacatttattaagaaaaaaaacaataaaattccaTTATACTTGTGTCCTAAGCTAAGGTTCATAGTAGGTGTGAAGCTAAGGTGTATGCAATTGTTTACATGAAAGTATTTATCATttcataacatacattttacacACTCACTAGtaagatgtatttttatctatatgCATAGTCATTTTCTTTATAGTGAATGACTTGGAATTATTATATGGTTGATGAGGTTGCTAGCTAGATAAAAGCAAGGTCTAATACTAGTTATGATGTATAAAGATGAGCAAGAGTTAGCAAAAACCAAGTCAAGTGAAGACGGACTCGGAACAGTGAGGGTCCCATACATAAAAGTCTgaagaacttttttttaagaaaatggtcactcctcaaatttttgtttgtacttTTGCTAAGACTCAATTattgacttttattatttgttaaacaagcaatagaaatacatcatctgaatatttaatttgcctAGCTAGATCTGCTCTGTAGATGTAGCTTATAGCCCTTTGCCTATTCCAAAAGAAGTTATAGTCATCATATAACAATAACTTTCTGAGCTATGATGATTTATTCGCTGCTACCTTCTTGTGTATACCTAGAACACTCCTCCTATTAGTAATACTTTAATAATGATAGTGtatgtattgtttattgttttgatgTCATAATTTGGTGTTGTTATATCAGGACCACGTTCACTCTGCCGCGGAGGGAGACGATTGCCATCCAGCAGCTGCTGCGCCACTACCCGTTCATGGCGGACGTGTTCCCCACGCCGGCAGCGCGCGCCCCGGTGGCCCGGCGGCGACGCTCGCCCGCCTCCTTCCGCCGCACGGTGTACCGACACAACTTGTGGGCGCGCCCGCTACCTGACTTCACCGGACGCTACAGGGACTGCACACCTGACTTCTATCGGTAACACATATTCAGAACTGCTGTTCAACATCAAAATTAGCAACCAACAGGATTAtgactcttttttttttcttttaaggtaCAATGAGACACAGATGATCCGTTTAATGCCATGGCTCAACAGAGAACTCCATTATTTGCTGAATGAAAATATTGGCCACATAGCCTACGTAATGTCACGAATTCTGGATTTACTTCCACAACATCATATTAATTCACCCGAATTTAGAGAGGCCATGCATAGATATTTTGGAGACAGAACTGATCACTTTCTACATGAGTTGTATTGCTTCGCCTCTACTCCATATGATATGACTGGCTACGATCGGAATGTACAATACACAACTGACAGCAGGATATCAACCATGGTCAATGAAGTCATATCGAGCACTGACTCTGATGCAAGTGTGGACTCGGATATTGTAATGGTTTCAAGTTCTGAGCCTGCCGAACCGCCCGCGGGACCTTCTCGGCTCCCGGCACCTGCATACCCGCAGAGCTTCATTGCACAGCCTTCCACTAATAATAGTGTCATTCCAATCGAAACTATATCCCAATCAGACACCGATGATGATTCATCCGAGGTTATGGTCGTCGGCTATATTAAGCCTCCTCAGGACAGGACTCCTGAGATCGTGGACCTGCTAGGTTCTGACAGTGATGTCATCGTGCAAGACAATCCGCAGCCCGAGACCAGTGAGCGGCCGTTGCTCGAGACAGTAGAGGCAAATAGGGTCGCCGCAAATACAGTGAAGCTGACACTGAAGCGGCACCTGTCTCAGGCGAGCGAGCTGGCGGACAGCGACTCGGACAGCGACGGCTCGTaccagccgccgccgccgccgcgccgccgccgtgtGCGCTCTCCCGCTGCTCCCACCACCACGGACTCCGCGCGAAGCACGCCGGCGCCCTCGCCCGCGCCCACTTCCTCCTCCTCTTCAGACGCCGCCGATTTCTCGCCCAGCTCCACTTCTACCTCCACTGATGAGGATACTGATAACTTTAAAGTAAATCTTAATAAAAGGAAGTACAAGAAGAAATCAACCAAAAGCAGTAGTAGCAGGTCTAGTAGAGATcggaagaaaaacaaaaagcgGTCCTCCTAtcacaaagaaaagaaaagttcTCAGACTTTGGAGAAAGATAAACGGAGTAAGCGTAAGTCACACTCAGGAAAAGGCGTAAAGTCATCGAATAAAGTAAGAAGTAATGAGCGGAGTTCCGCACCTACGGAAAACGTTCAGCCAGCTTTAGATCAACCTAGCACTAGCGGCATCAGCGGTTCATCGTCTAAAGACGAACGCAAAGCTAGCAAGGAGCGAAAACGGAGGCGACGCGATAGTCGCGAAAATAAAAGACTGAAAAGTGTTGTTAatgttatgtataataataaaaataatgaagaatcAAATTCCAGTGCGAATTTTAGTAATTCGTCAGGTACAGCCGCTACTAATAACAGGTCTGACGTCGAATCTGTTCCAGGAACTCCTGAATCTCGACCTCGAGCAACTCAAACAGACCTCTCTTACAGTCCTGTATTCCCAGCTGGAGCTGGTATTCGTGGTAAAACAGAATCCTCGTCAGATTCCGAAGACAACTTACCATTGAATCTTACGTTACAGAAACTAAGTCCGTTTTCTTCCTCGTAAAGGGtcgtatgtaaattattattgtgataaattattttaaactaaaccaTTACAGTAGCGTTA contains:
- the LOC113501934 gene encoding E3 ubiquitin-protein ligase Topors isoform X1, with protein sequence MEALSTAQDDSSGANPSSVKSDDSSPCPDRATGSPPPNCAICLGTCKNKSFTDSCLHQFCFSCLLTWSKVKAECPLCKQAFRSIIHNVRSNHQYEEYLVVQRQTEAENTSRIDIDRVTAATHRFRYRTTFTLPRRETIAIQQLLRHYPFMADVFPTPAARAPVARRRRSPASFRRTVYRHNLWARPLPDFTGRYRDCTPDFYRYNETQMIRLMPWLNRELHYLLNENIGHIAYVMSRILDLLPQHHINSPEFREAMHRYFGDRTDHFLHELYCFASTPYDMTGYDRNVQYTTDSRISTMVNEVISSTDSDASVDSDIVMVSSSEPAEPPAGPSRLPAPAYPQSFIAQPSTNNSVIPIETISQSDTDDDSSEVMVVGYIKPPQDRTPEIVDLLGSDSDVIVQDNPQPETSERPLLETVEANRVAANTVKLTLKRHLSQASELADSDSDSDGSYQPPPPPRRRRVRSPAAPTTTDSARSTPAPSPAPTSSSSSDAADFSPSSTSTSTDEDTDNFKVNLNKRKYKKKSTKSSSSRSSRDRKKNKKRSSYHKEKKSSQTLEKDKRSKRKSHSGKGVKSSNKVRSNERSSAPTENVQPALDQPSTSGISGSSSKDERKASKERKRRRRDSRENKRLKSVVNVMYNNKNNEESNSSANFSNSSGTAATNNRSDVESVPGTPESRPRATQTDLSYSPVFPAGAGIRGKTESSSDSEDNLPLNLTLQKLSPFSSS
- the LOC113501934 gene encoding E3 ubiquitin-protein ligase Topors isoform X2 — translated: MEALSTAQDDSSGANPSSVKSDDSSPCPDRATGSPPPNCAICLGTCKNKSFTDSCLHQFCFSCLLTWSKVKAECPLCKQAFRSIIHNVRSNHQYEEYLVVQRQTEAENTSRIDIDRVTAATHRTTFTLPRRETIAIQQLLRHYPFMADVFPTPAARAPVARRRRSPASFRRTVYRHNLWARPLPDFTGRYRDCTPDFYRYNETQMIRLMPWLNRELHYLLNENIGHIAYVMSRILDLLPQHHINSPEFREAMHRYFGDRTDHFLHELYCFASTPYDMTGYDRNVQYTTDSRISTMVNEVISSTDSDASVDSDIVMVSSSEPAEPPAGPSRLPAPAYPQSFIAQPSTNNSVIPIETISQSDTDDDSSEVMVVGYIKPPQDRTPEIVDLLGSDSDVIVQDNPQPETSERPLLETVEANRVAANTVKLTLKRHLSQASELADSDSDSDGSYQPPPPPRRRRVRSPAAPTTTDSARSTPAPSPAPTSSSSSDAADFSPSSTSTSTDEDTDNFKVNLNKRKYKKKSTKSSSSRSSRDRKKNKKRSSYHKEKKSSQTLEKDKRSKRKSHSGKGVKSSNKVRSNERSSAPTENVQPALDQPSTSGISGSSSKDERKASKERKRRRRDSRENKRLKSVVNVMYNNKNNEESNSSANFSNSSGTAATNNRSDVESVPGTPESRPRATQTDLSYSPVFPAGAGIRGKTESSSDSEDNLPLNLTLQKLSPFSSS